One window of Myxocyprinus asiaticus isolate MX2 ecotype Aquarium Trade chromosome 4, UBuf_Myxa_2, whole genome shotgun sequence genomic DNA carries:
- the LOC127439974 gene encoding pentatricopeptide repeat-containing protein 2, mitochondrial-like has translation MALRGLSGCARIILTDASRAAVLRGALQSHCLKCRDGAKRHLLSEDVVKLQDFQQRKLAVAHQVSGSKGYYFDTVNQKIEKNELILKDELKLLLHLCQSAEDVITARNAIYRYHKENRNMAFGEFRFGPLFMRLCYELGLEELAATTITDPALKGFFSDSTSFNIAMDMLFIKGCYESGLEVVGEMKKQGVPFNKDTFILAFATCYKLNTSKSYHICLALLEEGHTKGSLIPRHAYCFAAALALKHNDVERAQTIYSQIMSTDSRLCQNLRVLILAMTGSMKDAVSALTTALVSKTPVLVKKPEFSQEVVNVLKKKSTNGLWEKKVEQVVRRLEEAGQITGQTLDDFLCHTPSGKRRPLGVMEQERMTSQRTRRPLQSTLLSE, from the exons ATGGCGCTGAGAGGACTGAGCGGCTGTGCTCGCATTATACTGACCGATGCATCAAGAGCAGCAGTGCTTCGAGGCGCCCTACAGTCACACTGTCTCAAATGTCGAGATGGAG CAAAACGCCATCTCTTGTCTGAAGATGTGGTGAAGCTCCAGGATTTCCAGCAGAGAAAACTCGCTGTTGCACACCAAGTGTCAGGATCAAAGG GTTATTATTTTGATACCGTAAATCAGAAAATTGAGAAAAACGAGCTAATCTTGAAGGACGAATTGAAACTTCTTCTGCATTTATGCCAGTCTGCTGAAGATGTTATCACGGCTAGAAATGCTATTTACAG GTACCATAAAGAGAATCGTAACATGGCGTTTGGTGAATTCAGGTTTGGCCCTCTTTTTATGAGGTTATGCTATGAGCTGGGTTTAGAGGAGCTGGCAGCCACAACTATTACAGATCCG GCTCTGAAAGGATTCTTTTCAGACTCCACATCATTTAATATCGCCATGGACATGCTTTTCATTAAAGGATGCTACGAAA GTGGTCTAGAGGTGGTTGGAGAGATGAAGAAACAAGGAGTGCCATTCAACAAAGACACCTTCATACTAGCCTTTGCCACTTGCTATAAACTG AACACTTCAAAGTCATATCATATCTGTTTGGCCCTGTTGGAAGAAGGTCATACAAAGGGCAGCCTCATCCCTCGGCATGCCTATTGCTTTGCAGCTGCCCTTGCTCTTAAACAC AATGATGTGGAGAGAGCCCAGACAATCTACTCTCAGATCATGAGCACAGACAGTCGACTTTGCCAGAACTTAAGA GTGCTCATATTGGCTATGACAGGGTCCATGAAAGATGCAGTCTCTGCCCTCACAACAGCTTTAGTGTCAAAGACTCCAGTACTTGTGAAAAAACCTGAGTTCTCCCAGGAAGTG gttaatgtattgaagaagaagAGTACTAATGGACTGTGGGAGAAGAAGGTGGAGCAGGTGGTGAGGCGGTTAGAGGAGGCTGGCCAGATCACAGGGCAGACCCTGGATGATTTCCTGTGTCACACCCCCTCAGGGAAAAGGAGGCCTTTGGGAGTAATGGAACAGGAAAGAATGACCAGTCAAAGGACTCGTAGACCTTTGCAGTCCACACTACTGTCAGAGTGA